AAAATTTGAATTTAACCATCAAACTTCCTGCACAGCAGGGGATTGAAGCGGAAGGGGGCGACTCCTGTGGCAGGAAGGGACAGGTGAGACAAAGCATGGCGAAGCCTGCTGGCTCACCGCCCGGCCACGGAAAGCGTCCCCCTGAAGCGGAAATCACCTGCCAATTTATATAAAAGTTCATTCCCATAAAAAAATCAGCTGCCATCTGACAGCTGATTTTTATTTAATATTTAGCAGTAATCACCAAATATCGGTGAGGCTCACGGCCTTCGGAATGAGTTTCGATATCACGTCTTGAAGACAGTGCGCTGTGAATGATTTTCCGTTCGAAAGACGGCATCGGCTCAAGCTTTACAGGGCGTCTTGTCCGAAGCGCCTGTTCTGCTTTACGGTCAGCCAGCTGACTGAGCGTGGCGCGACGTCTTTCGCGGTAATCTTCTGCATCTAACACGATTGTTACAAATTGTTCGGTGTAGCGATTTGCAATGAGCTGAGCAAGGGTTTGGAGCGCATTAAGCGTTTGACCCCGCTTGCCGATCAGCAGTGCAACTTTTTCACTTTCAAGCAATATTGTCACAACTTTTCCT
This region of Jeotgalibacillus malaysiensis genomic DNA includes:
- a CDS encoding protein jag, whose translation is MNEEITLTGATVEDAVSEALVKLGISREQAEISVLDEGKKGFLGLGSRPAKVQVIRKKDAIEEVERYLKDIAGQMGVELATSAQREGKVVTILLESEKVALLIGKRGQTLNALQTLAQLIANRYTEQFVTIVLDAEDYRERRRATLSQLADRKAEQALRTRRPVKLEPMPSFERKIIHSALSSRRDIETHSEGREPHRYLVITAKY